A single Phoenix dactylifera cultivar Barhee BC4 chromosome 1, palm_55x_up_171113_PBpolish2nd_filt_p, whole genome shotgun sequence DNA region contains:
- the LOC103701524 gene encoding uncharacterized protein LOC103701524, with product MLPPPSPPAARINLSSLKLQIANKLGPERAQQYFGYLNQWLSQKLSKLEFNKLCLLILGRENIPLHNQLIRSILKNAFNARTPPHVKATTKPIGSTGKISPQGDDRINRKRASSTPQPTIWSNGDILPPSPRKVRSGIRDRRIKDRPSPLGPSGRADVAAHQSVLPSDEEAVRENGILGPCDLKRPMQHQSGPAERQAKRLRVENLSPHDRASVHSKGQVEVGVVEDGEEVEQSNDLNSKRGPLQAPLGIPFCPASVGGPWRSVPLVTSTSTDSSRSNRDDGELCHTEALKKWMEKIAESQALGGVTMECANLLNKGLDAYLKNLIRSCVELVGARSGHESMKHLVYMQQHVVKSINGFWAGNHMHVQSNGGSSAGTHAMRNLSPISLQDFRVAMELNPRHLGEDWPLLLEKICFHPFEE from the coding sequence ATGCTGCCACCACCGTCACCACCCGCCGCCCGGATCAATCTCAGCAGCCTCAAGTTGCAGATAGCCAACAAGCTCGGCCCTGAGCGAGCCCAGCAGTATTTTGGTTACCTGAATCAGTGGCTGTCCCAGAAGCTGAGCAAGCTTGAGTTCAACAAGCTCTGCCTTTTGATCCTCGGACGGGAGAACATCCCATTGCACAACCAGCTCATCCGCTCGATCCTTAAGAATGCCTTTAATGCCAGGACCCCACCCCATGTTAAGGCCACCACGAAGCCCATTGGAAGTACAGGGAAGATATCCCCTCAAGGAGATGATAGAATTAATAGGAAACGTGCTTCTTCAACTCCACAGCCGACTATTTGGTCCAACGGGGACATCTTGCCACCATCACCTCGCAAGGTCAGGTCTGGCATTCGAGACCGGAGAATCAAAGACCGCCCAAGTCCTCTTGGACCCAGCGGGAGGGCAGATGTTGCTGCCCACCAATCTGTATTACCTTCTGATGAAGAAGCTGTGAGGGAGAATGGCATTTTGGGTCCTTGCGATTTGAAGAGACCCATGCAGCATCAAAGTGGGCCTGCAGAGCGGCAAGCAAAGAGACTTCGGGTGGAGAATTTGTCACCGCATGATCGGGCCTCTGTACATAGCAAGGGTCAGGTTGAAGTGGGTGTTGTGGAAGATGGGGAGGAGGTCGAACAGAGTAATGATTTGAACTCCAAGAGAGGTCCTCTTCAGGCTCCACTTGGGATACCATTCTGTCCTGCTAGTGTTGGTGGGCCATGGAGATCTGTACCATTGGTAACTAGCACTAGCACTGATAGCTCTAGGAGCAACCGTGATGATGGTGAGCTATGTCATACTGAGGCCTTGAAGAAATGGATGGAAAAAATAGCAGAGTCACAGGCCTTGGGAGGGGTGACGATGGAATGTGCTAATTTATTGAATAAGGGGTTAGATGCTTACTTGAAGAACCTGATTAGATCATGTGTTGAGCTAGTAGGAGCAAGGTCAGGACATGAATCAATGAAGCATCTGGTCTACATGCAGCAACATGTAGTGAAGTCTATTAATGGTTTTTGGGCAGGAAATCACATGCATGTACAGAGTAATGGTGGGTCTTCAGCGGGTACACATGCTATGAGAAACTTGTCTCCAATATCTCTACAGGATTTTAGGGTGGCGATGGAGCTAAATCCACGACATCTTGGTGAAGACTGGCCATTGCTGCTTGAGAAAATATGCTTCCATCCATTTGAAGAATAA
- the LOC120110599 gene encoding uncharacterized protein LOC120110599, which translates to MLQIEPYDGSSDPLYHLESYKALMTLQGATNALLCTAFPATLRKAARHWFSGLKPNSILSFEQLGRQLATFFAASRRQRRTSDSLFAIKQKEGESLKDYISRFTSATWEVRDLDQSIVMSALKTRTRSYKFLFSIEKSFPADFVEMLVRARKYAKAEEAMASRRETAERPAKMQKTRHEERSQPSSRSPWHEKEPPWPKSLAHSRSPIQKFQTYTPLISTRAEILMELRVRATSDLH; encoded by the coding sequence ATGCTACAGATTGAGCCATATGATGGTTCATCCGATCCTCTGTATCATTTGGAGAGCTACAAGGCCCTTATGacactccaaggagccacaAACGCTCTACTCTGCACAGCCTTCCCAGCGACTCTCCGTAAGGCAGCTCGTCATTGGTTCTCCGGACTAAAACCCAACTCGATTCTCTCCTTTGAACAACTGGGCAGGCAGCTCGCCACCTTTTTTGCCGCTAGCCGGCGTCAGCGCCGGACCTCAGACTCCCTCTTcgccatcaagcagaaggagggagaatccttaaaAGACTACATCAGTCGCTTTACTtcggccacatgggaggttcgcgatctCGACCAGTCAATCGTCATGTCGGCATTGAAGACTAGAACTCGGTCCTAcaaatttctcttctccatcgagaagagcttccccgcCGACTTTGTTGAAATGTTGGTCCGAGCtcgcaagtacgccaaggctgaggaagccatggcctctcggcGGGAGACAGCCGAACGACCTGCCAAGATGCAGAAGACGCGCCACGAGGAGCGCTCCCAACCAAGCAGCAGATCCCCCTGGCATGagaaagagcctccttggccCAAGAGCCTAGCTCACTCGAGGTCTCCCATCCAAAAGTTTCAGACATACACTCCCCTCATATCCACCCGAgcagagatcctcatggagtTGAGGGTCAgggctacctccgacctccattga